The proteins below come from a single Microbacterium sp. SLBN-154 genomic window:
- the dnaB gene encoding replicative DNA helicase: MSIADISDERMGGRRDPERTPPHDMAAEQSTLGGMLLSKDAVADVIETLRGADFYIPKHEIIYEAILSLYSHGEPTDVIAVTDELIKTGDLQRAGGADYLHTLTSIVPTAANAGYYASIVAERALLRRLVEAGTRIVQMGYKGEGDAIELVNNAQAEIYSVNSGQETEDYVPLTVAVDAAVDEIEAARGRDGQMTGIPTGFSGLDQLTNGLHPGQMIVVAARPAMGKALALDTPLPTPTGWTTMGEVKVGDELFDADGQPTKVVAATEVMTDRPCYEVEFSDGSRIIADAEHQWVTETRAARRGGRATASVVTTEKMAATLTVGAEKRANHSVRNGRPLQAPHADLPVAPYALGAWLGDGHTAGNRITSETDEIPGFIRRSGLRVEARGGMLYSVQLLEREELTRVCEICGAGFRARHPHVRTCGRTCGPKNKGAHPERLSCPDCGQPFSGEAQRCAACHRDHGSFTALLRKAGVLGDKHVPLAYLRASEAQRRELLAGLLDTDGTVVRGVGSCQFAVTNKKLADSVYELIVSLGYRCGRTTKRVNGRSAESSTCYILNFSTTDDVFWLERKRVLHEQERPVDVTRTGRRYVTAVRPIPSVPVRCVQVDNDDHLYLAGESMIPTHNSTLALDFARAAAIKNNMPTIVFSLEMGRSEIAMRLMSAEAAVPLQNMRKGTLDSRDWTTIASTRGRINDAPLYIDDSPNMTLVEIRAKCRRLKQRVGLKMVIIDYLQLMTSGKRVESRQQEVSEFSRALKLLAKELQVPVIALSQLNRGPEQRADKKPALSDLRESGSIEQDADMVVLLHREAAYERDSPRAGEADLIVAKHRNGPTDTVVVAFQGHFSRFTDMAVGM; encoded by the coding sequence ATGTCGATCGCAGACATCTCTGATGAACGCATGGGCGGCCGTCGCGACCCGGAGCGGACGCCGCCGCACGACATGGCGGCCGAGCAGAGCACGCTCGGCGGGATGCTGCTGTCGAAGGACGCTGTCGCGGACGTCATCGAGACGCTGCGGGGCGCCGACTTCTACATCCCGAAGCACGAGATCATCTATGAGGCGATCCTGTCTCTGTACTCGCACGGCGAGCCGACCGACGTCATCGCGGTCACCGACGAGCTGATCAAGACCGGCGACCTGCAGCGAGCGGGTGGGGCGGACTACCTCCACACCCTCACCTCGATCGTGCCGACCGCGGCGAACGCGGGCTACTACGCCTCGATCGTCGCCGAGCGGGCGCTGCTGCGCCGCCTCGTCGAGGCCGGGACGCGCATCGTGCAGATGGGCTACAAGGGCGAGGGTGACGCGATCGAGCTCGTCAACAACGCCCAGGCCGAGATTTACTCCGTCAACAGCGGGCAGGAGACCGAGGATTACGTTCCCTTGACCGTCGCGGTCGACGCCGCGGTGGACGAGATCGAGGCCGCGCGCGGCCGTGACGGGCAGATGACCGGCATCCCGACCGGGTTCTCGGGGCTCGACCAGCTTACGAACGGTCTGCACCCCGGACAGATGATCGTCGTGGCGGCGAGGCCGGCTATGGGCAAGGCACTGGCCCTGGACACGCCGCTTCCGACACCCACGGGTTGGACCACCATGGGCGAGGTCAAGGTCGGGGACGAACTGTTCGATGCCGACGGACAGCCGACGAAGGTCGTCGCGGCCACCGAGGTCATGACCGACCGGCCCTGCTACGAGGTCGAGTTCTCTGACGGGTCGCGCATCATCGCCGATGCCGAGCACCAGTGGGTGACGGAGACTCGCGCCGCGCGTCGCGGTGGTCGTGCGACCGCCAGCGTCGTCACGACCGAGAAGATGGCGGCAACGCTGACGGTGGGTGCCGAGAAGCGGGCGAATCACTCCGTGCGCAATGGTCGACCGCTTCAGGCTCCTCATGCTGACCTTCCGGTGGCGCCGTACGCCCTCGGCGCGTGGCTGGGCGACGGTCACACCGCCGGCAATCGCATCACAAGCGAGACCGACGAGATTCCCGGTTTCATCCGCCGCAGCGGACTTCGGGTCGAGGCGCGAGGCGGCATGCTCTACTCCGTTCAGCTTCTCGAACGGGAGGAGCTGACGCGGGTCTGCGAGATCTGCGGCGCCGGCTTCCGAGCGCGCCACCCACACGTCCGCACGTGCGGGCGCACCTGTGGACCGAAGAACAAGGGCGCCCACCCCGAGCGCCTATCCTGCCCAGACTGCGGTCAGCCTTTCTCGGGGGAGGCGCAGCGCTGCGCCGCCTGCCATCGCGACCACGGCTCGTTCACGGCCCTCCTGCGAAAAGCGGGCGTGCTCGGTGACAAGCACGTGCCGCTCGCGTACCTGCGAGCGTCCGAGGCGCAGCGCCGCGAACTGCTTGCGGGGCTTCTCGACACCGACGGCACGGTCGTGCGGGGCGTCGGCTCGTGCCAGTTCGCCGTGACGAACAAGAAGCTGGCCGACTCCGTCTACGAGTTGATCGTCAGTCTCGGTTACCGCTGCGGACGCACGACCAAGCGCGTGAACGGGCGATCGGCGGAGTCGTCCACCTGTTACATCCTGAACTTCTCGACGACGGACGACGTGTTCTGGCTCGAGCGCAAGCGCGTCCTCCACGAGCAGGAGCGTCCCGTCGATGTGACGAGAACGGGTCGCCGCTATGTCACGGCGGTCCGGCCCATTCCGAGCGTCCCCGTGCGCTGCGTGCAGGTCGACAACGACGACCACCTGTATCTCGCCGGGGAGTCGATGATCCCGACGCACAACTCAACGCTGGCTCTGGATTTCGCCCGCGCGGCCGCGATCAAGAACAACATGCCGACCATCGTCTTCTCCCTCGAGATGGGCCGGAGCGAGATCGCGATGCGCCTCATGAGCGCGGAGGCGGCGGTGCCGCTGCAGAACATGCGCAAGGGCACGCTCGACTCACGCGACTGGACGACGATCGCCTCCACCCGCGGGCGCATCAACGACGCGCCCCTCTACATCGACGACAGCCCCAACATGACCCTGGTCGAGATCCGCGCGAAGTGCCGCCGCCTCAAGCAGCGGGTGGGTCTGAAGATGGTCATCATCGACTACCTGCAGCTCATGACGAGCGGCAAGCGCGTAGAGTCGCGTCAGCAGGAGGTCTCGGAGTTCTCCCGCGCGCTGAAGCTGCTCGCGAAGGAGCTGCAGGTGCCGGTGATCGCGCTGTCGCAGCTGAACCGTGGTCCTGAGCAGCGCGCCGACAAGAAGCCGGCCCTGTCCGACCTCCGCGAGTCGGGATCGATCGAGCAGGATGCCGACATGGTCGTCCTGCTCCACCGTGAGGCGGCGTACGAGCGCGACAGCCCACGCGCCGGCGAGGCCGACCTCATCGTGGCGAAGCACCGTAACGGCCCGACCGACACCGTGGTCGTGGCGTTCCAGGGGCACTTCTCCCGCTTCACCGACATGGCTGTGGGGATGTAG
- a CDS encoding rhomboid family intramembrane serine protease, protein MTAAATSPRSTSRWATRALQPLILMAIMWAITALDAVLPGSWVRVFGIESWALDGLDGILLAHGLHSGWPHLIANTIPFLVLGVLVALDGIGRFWAVTAIVGVIAGVGTWILNAPGTITVGASGMVFGYFGYLVVRAFVARSLGHGILYALIALTVVAIYGGSMLAGIFRAGDGISWQAHLFGAIGGAIAALALRRVRTGAASRSAEPHSRIR, encoded by the coding sequence ATGACCGCTGCCGCGACCTCGCCGCGATCGACCAGTCGGTGGGCGACCCGCGCGCTCCAGCCGCTGATCCTCATGGCGATCATGTGGGCCATCACGGCATTGGACGCGGTCCTGCCCGGAAGCTGGGTTCGGGTTTTCGGCATCGAGTCGTGGGCTCTCGACGGCCTCGACGGCATCCTGCTCGCCCACGGCCTGCACTCCGGTTGGCCGCACTTGATCGCCAACACGATCCCGTTCCTCGTCCTCGGGGTGCTCGTCGCACTCGACGGCATCGGCCGGTTCTGGGCTGTGACCGCCATCGTCGGGGTGATCGCTGGTGTAGGGACGTGGATCTTGAATGCACCCGGCACCATCACCGTGGGCGCGTCCGGGATGGTCTTCGGCTACTTCGGCTACCTGGTGGTCCGGGCATTCGTGGCAAGGTCGTTGGGCCACGGCATCCTCTACGCGCTCATCGCCCTGACAGTCGTCGCCATCTACGGCGGCAGCATGCTGGCCGGGATCTTCCGCGCCGGGGACGGCATCTCCTGGCAGGCGCACCTGTTCGGCGCGATCGGGGGAGCGATCGCGGCGCTCGCCCTTCGCCGGGTGCGCACCGGCGCAGCGTCGCGATCCGCGGAGCCTCACTCCCGCATCAGGTGA